A stretch of Dehalococcoidia bacterium DNA encodes these proteins:
- a CDS encoding glucose 1-dehydrogenase has protein sequence MDLKLAGKTVIVTGGGSNIGRSIALAFGTEGSNVVLADLDERQGVRVADEIMGAKGRALAVKTDVTDPASVARMVDITLKSFGRIDVLVNNVGWTRDLLFMEKTREEWEKEVKLNFWSVVNCTRAVLDHFIAQKNGVVVSMGSDAGRMGEFREAVYGAMKGGVIALSKALARENGRYGIRFNVVCPGMTLPASQEHVSAGSMWNTKEGGVGAWVISDADVIERVKKGYPLRRIGRPEDIANAVVFLASDAASFITGQTLSVSGGYTMM, from the coding sequence ATGGACCTGAAGTTAGCAGGCAAGACAGTCATTGTGACGGGTGGCGGCTCGAATATTGGGCGGAGTATCGCTTTAGCTTTTGGCACGGAGGGAAGCAACGTCGTCCTCGCTGACCTGGATGAAAGACAGGGCGTTCGCGTAGCTGACGAAATCATGGGGGCGAAGGGACGCGCGCTGGCAGTGAAAACGGACGTCACCGACCCCGCTTCGGTCGCGCGCATGGTGGATATCACGCTCAAGAGCTTCGGCAGGATTGACGTGCTGGTCAACAACGTTGGGTGGACCAGAGACCTGCTTTTCATGGAGAAGACGCGAGAGGAATGGGAAAAAGAGGTCAAGCTCAACTTCTGGAGCGTTGTCAATTGCACCCGCGCGGTCCTGGACCATTTCATCGCTCAAAAGAATGGCGTCGTGGTCAGCATGGGCTCTGACGCGGGACGCATGGGTGAGTTTCGGGAGGCCGTCTACGGGGCGATGAAGGGCGGAGTCATCGCGCTAAGCAAGGCGCTTGCGCGGGAGAACGGGCGATACGGCATTCGCTTCAATGTCGTGTGCCCCGGCATGACGCTCCCCGCCAGCCAGGAGCACGTCAGCGCGGGGAGCATGTGGAACACAAAAGAGGGAGGCGTGGGCGCCTGGGTCATCAGCGACGCAGATGTTATCGAGCGCGTCAAAAAGGGTTATCCGCTCCGGCGGATAGGCCGTCCCGAAGATATCGCCAACGCCGTGGTGTTTCTGGCTTCGGACGCGGCCAGCTTCATCACCGGTCAGACCCTGAGCGTGAGCGGCGGCTACACCATGATGTAG